One part of the Xylanimonas allomyrinae genome encodes these proteins:
- a CDS encoding histone-like nucleoid-structuring protein Lsr2 translates to MVQKTQVVLFDDISGAEADETVTFALDGVSFEIDLTSAHASELREALAPWIGHARKSGGRAVTSTRSGARRTSADRAQLAKIREWARENGFKVSDRGRISTEVVKAFEAAH, encoded by the coding sequence GTGGTTCAGAAGACCCAGGTCGTGCTGTTTGACGACATCAGCGGCGCGGAGGCTGACGAAACCGTCACTTTCGCGCTCGACGGCGTCTCGTTCGAGATCGACCTCACCTCTGCGCATGCTTCCGAACTGCGTGAGGCGCTGGCGCCCTGGATCGGCCACGCGCGCAAGTCGGGCGGCCGTGCCGTCACGAGTACGCGAAGCGGCGCGCGACGCACTTCTGCGGATCGCGCACAACTCGCAAAGATCCGCGAATGGGCGCGGGAGAACGGCTTCAAGGTCTCTGACCGCGGTCGGATCTCGACCGAGGTCGTGAAGGCGTTCGAGGCGGCTCACTGA
- the lysS gene encoding lysine--tRNA ligase has product MPEQLRVRREKRERLLAQGLEPYPVAVPVTRTVAAVRQAYGHLEAGQETDDVAGVAGRVVFLRNTGKLCFVTLQDGAGHRLQAMLSQAVVGEESLAAFKSDVDLGDHLFVHGRIGSSRRGELSVFADEWRLAAKSLRPLPVLHKDLSEESRVRQRYVDLIARPAARDMVRLRAAMVRSLRDNFHRREFVEVETPMLQTVASGAAARPFTTHMNAYDIELFMRIAPELFLKRAVVGGVERVFEINRNFRNEGADSTHSPEFAMLEAYEAYGDYDSIGALTQDLVQTAAHDVLGTTVVALPDGTEYDLGGEWAKLPMYGSLSESLGEEITPQTSVEALIGIANKLDIDVERKAVNHGKLVEALWEHRVGDHLTAPTFVRDFPVETSPLVRAHRRIPGQVEKWDLYVRGFELATGYSELVDPVIQRQRFEAQALLAAAGDDEAMKIDEDFLVAMEYAMPPTGGMGMGIDRLLMALTGLGIRETILFPLVKPQV; this is encoded by the coding sequence CTGCCCGAGCAGTTGCGCGTCCGGCGCGAGAAGCGGGAGCGCCTGCTGGCTCAGGGGCTTGAACCGTACCCGGTCGCGGTGCCCGTCACCCGGACGGTCGCCGCGGTGCGCCAGGCGTACGGCCACCTCGAGGCGGGGCAGGAGACCGACGACGTCGCGGGCGTCGCCGGCCGCGTGGTCTTCCTGAGGAACACCGGCAAGCTGTGCTTCGTGACGTTGCAGGACGGTGCCGGTCACCGCCTCCAGGCGATGCTGAGCCAGGCCGTCGTGGGTGAGGAGTCGCTCGCGGCGTTCAAGTCCGACGTCGACCTGGGCGACCACCTGTTCGTGCACGGCCGGATCGGGTCGTCGCGCCGCGGCGAGCTGAGCGTCTTCGCCGACGAGTGGCGGCTGGCGGCCAAGTCGCTGCGGCCGCTGCCCGTGCTGCACAAGGACCTCTCGGAGGAGTCTCGCGTCCGGCAGCGGTACGTCGACCTGATCGCCCGTCCGGCGGCTCGTGACATGGTGCGGTTGCGTGCGGCGATGGTCCGCTCGCTGCGCGACAACTTCCACCGGCGCGAGTTCGTCGAGGTCGAGACGCCGATGCTGCAGACGGTCGCGTCGGGTGCGGCGGCACGGCCGTTCACCACGCACATGAACGCGTACGACATCGAGCTGTTCATGCGGATCGCGCCCGAGCTGTTCCTCAAGCGGGCGGTGGTCGGCGGGGTCGAGCGCGTGTTCGAGATCAACCGCAACTTCCGCAACGAGGGAGCGGATTCCACGCACTCGCCCGAGTTCGCGATGCTGGAGGCGTACGAGGCCTACGGTGATTACGACTCGATCGGCGCGCTGACCCAGGATCTGGTGCAGACGGCGGCGCACGACGTGCTCGGGACGACCGTGGTGGCGCTGCCCGACGGCACGGAGTACGACTTGGGCGGCGAATGGGCGAAGCTGCCGATGTACGGGTCGTTGTCCGAGTCGCTGGGGGAGGAGATCACTCCCCAGACGTCGGTCGAAGCGCTGATCGGTATCGCCAACAAGCTTGACATCGACGTCGAGCGCAAGGCGGTCAACCACGGAAAGCTCGTCGAGGCGCTTTGGGAGCACCGGGTGGGCGATCATCTCACCGCCCCGACCTTCGTGCGCGACTTCCCGGTCGAGACAAGCCCGCTGGTTCGGGCGCATCGCCGCATTCCGGGCCAGGTGGAGAAATGGGACCTGTACGTGCGCGGCTTCGAGCTGGCGACGGGCTATTCGGAACTCGTAGACCCTGTGATCCAGCGCCAGCGGTTCGAAGCGCAGGCTCTTCTTGCCGCGGCGGGCGACGACGAGGCCATGAAGATCGACGAGGACTTCCTGGTCGCCATGGAGTACGCGATGCCGCCGACCGGTGGAATGGGGATGGGAATCGACCGGCTCCTCATGGCCCTGACCGGGCTGGGTATCCGTGAGACGATTCTCTTCCCGCTCGTGAAGCCGCAGGTGTGA
- a CDS encoding Rossmann-like and DUF2520 domain-containing protein, with the protein MSERRPGRLGVGVVGAGRVGAVLGNALRGAGHAVVGVSAISDASRERAAAMLPGVPVLEIGEIVERAELVLLTVPDDALAQLVQGVARVGGWQPGQLVVHTSGRHGTDVLAPAFRAGAIPLAIHPAMSFTGTSLDLARLVGTSFAVTAPAAVLPIGQALVVEVGGEPVVVDEAARPLYHAALEHGANHLVVLVAQAAQALEAAGVEHPGRLLHPLLGAVLDGAARAADTREEGVGPGAIAALGGAVASGDDAAVRAHADALAALAADSGATDVPSSYADLTRASVRRALAARRIDAQTARALLDALDAG; encoded by the coding sequence GTGAGCGAGCGTCGACCGGGCCGGCTCGGTGTCGGCGTCGTCGGCGCGGGCCGGGTCGGTGCCGTGCTCGGCAACGCCCTGCGTGGCGCCGGTCACGCCGTCGTCGGGGTGAGCGCGATCAGCGACGCGTCGCGGGAGCGCGCGGCGGCGATGCTGCCGGGCGTGCCGGTGCTGGAGATCGGCGAGATCGTCGAGCGTGCCGAGCTGGTGCTGCTGACGGTGCCGGACGACGCGCTCGCCCAGCTCGTGCAGGGTGTGGCGCGGGTCGGAGGCTGGCAGCCGGGACAGCTCGTCGTCCACACCTCGGGCCGTCACGGCACCGACGTGCTCGCTCCCGCGTTCCGTGCGGGTGCGATCCCGCTCGCGATCCACCCGGCGATGAGCTTCACGGGCACCTCGCTCGACCTCGCGCGGCTCGTCGGGACGTCGTTCGCCGTGACGGCCCCCGCTGCGGTGCTGCCCATCGGTCAGGCGCTGGTCGTCGAGGTGGGTGGCGAGCCCGTCGTCGTCGACGAGGCGGCGCGACCGCTGTACCACGCGGCGCTCGAGCACGGTGCGAACCATCTCGTGGTGCTCGTCGCCCAGGCCGCCCAGGCGCTCGAGGCCGCGGGCGTCGAGCACCCGGGACGTCTGCTCCACCCGCTGCTGGGCGCGGTCCTCGACGGCGCGGCACGCGCCGCCGACACGCGCGAGGAGGGCGTCGGCCCCGGAGCGATCGCCGCGCTCGGCGGCGCCGTCGCGAGCGGGGACGACGCGGCGGTGCGCGCGCACGCCGACGCGCTGGCGGCGCTGGCCGCAGACTCTGGCGCGACGGACGTCCCGTCGTCGTATGCCGACCTGACGCGCGCGTCGGTGCGGCGTGCGCTGGCCGCGCGCAGGATCGACGCGCAGACGGCACGCGCGTTGCTGGACGCGCTCGACGCCGGGTAG
- a CDS encoding PH domain-containing protein, with product MSRPRNPDAGADGLEWRRLHPVTPLVRGWTVVAVVLALVGQRAVEQIGQASEIAGAVGGIWWKLVLAIVVVAAVAFGYAACAWRMTAYAVDDDDVHLRKGVVFRQQRHARLDRLQAVDIRQPVLARLFGLAELTLEVAGGSGSAIAIGFLREADARALRADLLARAAGVRAPHAATPAAPVHGPVDVSGAAEPVPADGPAEVRDSGAGRGDDGPATEAPEEEMYAVPPGRLVASLVRSPGIWVLVLGLVGIVVAVVVTRELSILASAAPMVLGGGGYVFNRFSGEFGFRAALSPDGIRLRHGLLETRAQTIPPGRVQAVSLAQGPLWRGPDWWRVTVNVAGYTQTGTNQSQSILLPVGTREEALTALWLVLPDLGAPDPLALLDEGLTGKVAPDGGARPVGDAPARFTNAPRRARWVDPISWRRDAFTVTDRALLLRRGRLVRRLDVVPHERTQSLAVQQGPLQRRLRVATFTVHSTPGSVAPSVPHLDAADAARLLGEQTARARSARAVAGPERWMERPEARPGLVPTSASPVVVAAEGSRSGRVPAPPSERPDPASAPDPDPGP from the coding sequence GTGAGCCGTCCTCGAAACCCGGACGCCGGTGCCGACGGTCTTGAGTGGCGCCGGCTTCACCCGGTCACCCCGCTGGTGCGTGGCTGGACCGTGGTCGCCGTCGTGCTGGCTCTCGTCGGGCAGCGGGCCGTGGAGCAGATCGGCCAGGCGTCCGAGATCGCCGGGGCCGTCGGCGGGATCTGGTGGAAGCTCGTGCTCGCCATCGTCGTGGTGGCGGCGGTCGCGTTCGGGTACGCGGCGTGCGCGTGGCGCATGACGGCCTACGCGGTCGACGACGACGACGTCCACCTGCGCAAGGGCGTGGTCTTCCGGCAGCAGCGGCACGCCCGGCTCGACCGCCTCCAGGCCGTGGACATCCGCCAGCCGGTGCTCGCCCGTCTGTTCGGGCTGGCGGAGCTGACGCTGGAGGTGGCCGGGGGCAGCGGCTCGGCCATCGCGATCGGGTTCCTGCGCGAGGCCGACGCGCGCGCGCTGCGCGCGGACCTGCTTGCCCGCGCCGCAGGCGTGCGCGCTCCGCACGCCGCCACCCCGGCCGCGCCCGTGCACGGGCCGGTGGACGTCTCCGGGGCCGCGGAGCCGGTCCCGGCCGACGGCCCGGCCGAGGTCCGCGACAGCGGAGCCGGGCGTGGCGACGACGGCCCGGCCACGGAGGCGCCCGAGGAGGAGATGTACGCCGTGCCGCCCGGGCGTCTCGTCGCGTCGCTCGTGCGGTCGCCCGGGATCTGGGTCCTTGTGCTCGGGCTCGTCGGCATCGTCGTCGCGGTCGTCGTGACGCGCGAGCTCTCGATTCTCGCGTCCGCTGCGCCCATGGTCCTGGGCGGCGGCGGCTACGTCTTCAACAGGTTCTCCGGCGAGTTCGGCTTCCGCGCGGCCTTGTCGCCCGACGGCATCCGCCTGCGCCACGGCCTGCTCGAGACTCGCGCGCAGACCATCCCGCCCGGCCGCGTCCAGGCCGTGTCCCTGGCCCAGGGTCCGCTGTGGCGAGGCCCCGACTGGTGGCGCGTGACCGTCAACGTCGCGGGGTACACCCAGACCGGCACCAACCAGTCGCAGAGCATCCTGCTGCCGGTCGGCACGCGCGAGGAGGCGCTCACCGCGCTGTGGCTCGTGCTGCCCGACCTGGGCGCCCCCGATCCGCTCGCCCTGCTCGACGAGGGCCTGACGGGCAAGGTCGCTCCCGACGGCGGCGCACGGCCCGTCGGGGATGCTCCGGCGCGCTTCACCAACGCGCCGCGCCGCGCGCGGTGGGTCGACCCGATCTCCTGGCGCCGTGACGCCTTCACCGTCACCGATCGGGCGCTGCTGCTGCGCCGGGGCCGACTCGTTCGCCGCCTCGACGTCGTCCCGCACGAGCGCACGCAGTCGCTCGCGGTCCAGCAGGGGCCGCTCCAGCGCCGCCTGCGCGTGGCGACCTTCACCGTCCACTCGACCCCCGGTTCGGTTGCGCCTTCGGTGCCGCACCTCGACGCCGCCGACGCCGCGCGCCTGCTCGGCGAGCAGACGGCGCGTGCCCGGTCGGCGCGTGCGGTCGCGGGGCCCGAACGCTGGATGGAGCGTCCGGAGGCGCGGCCCGGGCTGGTACCGACGTCTGCGTCGCCGGTCGTCGTCGCGGCAGAGGGTTCGCGGTCCGGCCGGGTCCCGGCACCGCCGTCCGAGCGCCCCGACCCTGCCTCCGCGCCGGACCCGGACCCGGGTCCGTGA
- a CDS encoding PH domain-containing protein, with product MSDQATLFDPPGVTFHHVSPRLVTSRFITSGITAGVPVVVGVVLGAVLSPWWFLLAAVPAALFAWRALLIPRQVRAIGYAERDDDLLVRKGILFRSLVVVPYGRMQYVDVQAGPLDRKLGIAEVQLHTAAAATDATIPGLPPEEAERLRDRLSARGEARLAGL from the coding sequence ATGAGCGATCAGGCAACGTTGTTCGACCCTCCGGGTGTCACGTTCCACCACGTCTCGCCTCGCCTGGTCACGTCCCGGTTCATCACGTCCGGCATCACGGCGGGCGTGCCGGTCGTCGTCGGCGTGGTGCTCGGCGCCGTCCTGTCCCCCTGGTGGTTCCTCCTCGCGGCTGTGCCGGCGGCGTTGTTCGCCTGGCGGGCACTGCTGATCCCGCGGCAGGTGCGCGCGATCGGGTACGCCGAGCGCGACGACGACCTGCTGGTGCGCAAGGGCATCCTGTTCCGCTCGCTCGTCGTGGTGCCCTATGGGCGCATGCAGTACGTCGACGTGCAGGCGGGGCCGCTCGACCGCAAGCTCGGCATCGCCGAGGTGCAGCTCCACACGGCGGCCGCCGCGACCGACGCGACGATCCCGGGCCTGCCGCCCGAGGAGGCGGAGCGTCTGCGCGACCGCCTGTCGGCACGCGGCGAGGCGAGGCTGGCAGGCCTGTGA
- the folK gene encoding 2-amino-4-hydroxy-6-hydroxymethyldihydropteridine diphosphokinase, translated as MTVFQSAVLGADGRPLDQIRLRGVTATGHHGVLPHERVEGQEFRADVVLHLDTRAAAAGDDLAATVNYAEVAQDVHDVLAGSPADLVETVAERIAAAVLAHPGVVAADVRVHKPQAPVAVPFEDVEVAIRRDQAKLPVVEAFPDGAPVGADTESAAGAGEDVVAAHALAAPAPVAVPAPIEPPVPTPPPVPSEPVTPAVDRLDLDPADPVEVVLAIGANLGDPQVTLRAAVTDLDRIPGIQVTEVSPLARTTAVGGPDAQPDYLNAVLIARTTLSPRGLLRVAQAVENAHGRVREVRWGPRTLDIDIVRYGSLVARDDELELPHPRAHERAFVLVPWAEVQPDADLPGLGGGPVARLAETAPDRAGIRWLALDWLAAPASSQTAAHPEPVAAPHESSQVPVEPAPAAHPGGAAFAVEEPPVPAGPADVAAAAPPQETPPIPQGDPIARAPHAEPAPQGFLEAQPDLSPSAAFVSPGVEPPALPAPVAPPLPTASPEPTASPLPTAPPTAPPSAPPLPTAPPLPTAPNASPEPTVPPAPVAPPAPSRRLRRRLRSRSPQSRFHPLPARTRRPARTWAASRASRRSRLRRRRPRRRLLPCPSRGSRFTRRSRLRLARACPGPQRSPAHPTPTTASSPATSLPAARPPPTAAARAHARRPRTREPKAGLRQRPMRGTEMHRTPLRVLVLTAVGVTGVAALVMRALATTGARLPRVAWVEWIAILALAALIFWMGWAVRAYQKGTRPNLDPVRAARTFVLAKAAALTGAILAGRYLAAVLDVVGDLGIPSQRDRALAAGVAVVCSVVLTVVGVVVEKFCELPPPEDEAERDGDHGPEVLAG; from the coding sequence ATGACGGTTTTCCAGAGCGCAGTGCTCGGAGCGGACGGGCGGCCGCTCGACCAGATCCGGCTGCGCGGCGTCACCGCGACCGGCCACCACGGCGTGCTGCCGCACGAGCGCGTCGAGGGCCAGGAGTTCCGCGCCGACGTCGTGCTCCACCTGGACACGCGCGCTGCTGCCGCGGGTGACGACCTCGCCGCGACGGTCAACTACGCCGAGGTCGCCCAAGACGTCCACGACGTCCTCGCCGGGTCGCCCGCCGACCTTGTCGAGACCGTCGCCGAGCGCATCGCGGCGGCCGTCCTCGCCCACCCCGGGGTCGTCGCCGCTGACGTCCGCGTCCACAAGCCGCAGGCCCCCGTCGCCGTGCCGTTCGAGGACGTCGAGGTCGCGATCCGCCGCGACCAGGCCAAGCTCCCCGTCGTCGAGGCGTTCCCCGACGGCGCGCCCGTCGGCGCGGACACGGAGTCTGCGGCCGGCGCGGGGGAGGACGTCGTGGCGGCACACGCGCTCGCCGCCCCGGCACCGGTCGCGGTCCCTGCGCCCATCGAGCCGCCGGTTCCGACCCCGCCACCCGTGCCGTCCGAGCCCGTGACGCCCGCCGTCGACCGGCTCGACCTCGACCCGGCCGACCCGGTCGAGGTCGTTCTCGCCATCGGCGCCAACCTCGGCGACCCGCAGGTCACGTTGCGCGCCGCCGTCACCGACCTCGACCGCATCCCCGGCATCCAGGTCACGGAGGTGTCGCCGCTCGCGCGCACCACCGCCGTCGGCGGCCCCGACGCTCAGCCGGACTACCTCAACGCCGTGCTGATCGCACGGACCACGCTCTCGCCGCGTGGCCTGCTCCGCGTCGCGCAAGCGGTCGAGAACGCGCACGGACGCGTCCGCGAGGTGCGGTGGGGTCCGCGCACGCTCGACATCGACATCGTGCGGTACGGGTCGCTCGTGGCGCGCGACGACGAGCTCGAGCTGCCGCACCCGCGCGCGCACGAGCGCGCGTTCGTCCTGGTGCCCTGGGCCGAGGTGCAGCCCGACGCCGACCTGCCGGGGCTGGGCGGGGGCCCGGTGGCGCGCCTCGCCGAGACGGCGCCCGACCGTGCAGGCATCAGGTGGCTCGCGCTCGACTGGCTGGCCGCGCCCGCCTCCAGCCAGACGGCGGCGCACCCGGAGCCCGTGGCGGCCCCGCACGAGTCGTCGCAGGTGCCGGTGGAGCCCGCTCCGGCCGCGCACCCCGGCGGCGCCGCGTTCGCGGTCGAGGAGCCCCCGGTTCCGGCCGGTCCCGCCGACGTGGCGGCCGCGGCGCCGCCGCAGGAGACTCCGCCGATCCCGCAGGGCGATCCGATTGCCCGCGCTCCGCACGCCGAGCCGGCGCCGCAGGGGTTCCTCGAGGCGCAGCCCGACCTCTCGCCCTCCGCCGCGTTCGTCTCGCCCGGCGTGGAGCCTCCGGCGCTGCCCGCGCCCGTCGCGCCGCCGCTGCCGACCGCGTCTCCGGAGCCGACCGCGTCGCCGCTGCCGACCGCGCCGCCGACCGCGCCGCCGTCCGCGCCGCCGTTGCCGACCGCGCCGCCGTTGCCGACCGCGCCGAACGCGTCGCCGGAGCCCACCGTGCCGCCTGCGCCCGTCGCGCCGCCGGCCCCCTCGCGCCGCCTGCGGCGACGCCTCCGCAGCAGGTCCCCGCAGAGCCGGTTCCACCCGCTCCCGGCGCGCACCCGACGCCCGGCCCGGACCTGGGCCGCGAGCCGGGCCTCTCGCCGTTCGCGCCTCCGCCGCCGCCGCCCGCGCCGCCGGCTGCTGCCCTGCCCGTCTCGTGGCTCCCGGTTCACGCGCCGGTCGCGCCTGCGCCTGGCGAGGGCGTGCCCGGGCCCGCAGCGGAGTCCGGCGCACCCGACGCCGACGACGGCCTCGTCGCCCGCGACGAGCCTCCCCGCAGCGCGACCTCCGCCGACCGCGGCCGCGAGGGCTCACGCCCGGCGCCCGAGGACGCGGGAGCCGAAAGCTGGGCTCCGCCAGCGCCCGATGCGGGGCACTGAGATGCATCGCACCCCCTTGCGGGTCCTCGTGCTCACCGCCGTCGGGGTCACCGGAGTGGCCGCGCTCGTCATGAGGGCGCTCGCCACGACGGGCGCGCGCCTGCCGCGCGTCGCGTGGGTCGAGTGGATCGCGATCCTCGCGCTGGCGGCGCTGATCTTCTGGATGGGCTGGGCAGTGCGCGCGTACCAGAAGGGCACCCGCCCCAACCTGGACCCGGTGCGGGCCGCGCGCACGTTCGTGCTGGCCAAGGCTGCGGCGCTCACCGGCGCGATCCTCGCCGGCCGCTACCTCGCGGCGGTGCTCGACGTCGTGGGCGACCTCGGCATCCCGTCGCAGCGCGATCGGGCGCTCGCCGCGGGGGTCGCGGTGGTGTGCTCGGTGGTGCTCACCGTCGTCGGCGTCGTCGTCGAGAAGTTCTGCGAGCTGCCGCCACCCGAGGACGAGGCGGAACGCGACGGAGACCACGGTCCGGAGGTCCTCGCCGGCTGA
- the folP gene encoding dihydropteroate synthase codes for MGVVNVTPDSFSDGGEWFSPEAGVQHGLELLGEGADILDVGGESTRPGSARVPEEQELARVIPVISRLAAAGAVVSVDTTRASVAERAVAAGARIVNDVSGGLADPGMARAVAETGAAYVCMHWRGHADVMDSLEVYDDVVADVRDELAARLAALEADGVRREQVVLDPGLGFSKAGALNWPLLARLDALHALGRPVLVGASRKRFLGRLLATGHGDVAEPAPPLARDEATAAVSALAAATGAWAVRVHAARASRDAVRVAAAWAAGATPGGTDGEVDSS; via the coding sequence ATGGGCGTCGTCAACGTCACGCCGGACTCGTTCTCGGACGGGGGCGAGTGGTTCTCGCCCGAGGCGGGCGTGCAGCACGGGCTCGAGCTGCTGGGCGAGGGTGCCGACATCCTCGACGTCGGAGGCGAGTCGACCCGGCCCGGGTCGGCGCGGGTGCCCGAGGAGCAGGAGCTCGCGCGCGTCATCCCCGTGATCTCGCGCCTGGCCGCCGCCGGCGCGGTCGTCTCGGTCGACACGACGCGCGCCTCGGTCGCCGAGCGTGCGGTCGCCGCGGGCGCGCGCATCGTCAACGACGTCTCGGGCGGGCTCGCCGACCCCGGCATGGCGCGCGCGGTCGCCGAGACCGGCGCCGCGTACGTCTGCATGCACTGGCGCGGCCACGCCGACGTCATGGACTCCCTCGAGGTGTACGACGACGTCGTGGCCGACGTGCGCGACGAGCTCGCCGCTCGGCTCGCGGCCCTGGAGGCAGACGGCGTCCGGCGCGAGCAGGTGGTGCTCGACCCCGGGCTCGGGTTCTCCAAGGCGGGCGCCCTCAACTGGCCGCTGCTCGCCCGGCTGGACGCCCTGCACGCGCTCGGGCGTCCCGTTCTCGTCGGCGCGTCACGGAAGCGGTTCCTCGGCCGGCTTCTCGCCACGGGTCACGGCGACGTCGCCGAGCCCGCGCCGCCGCTCGCGCGGGACGAGGCCACGGCCGCAGTGAGCGCGCTGGCCGCAGCGACAGGAGCATGGGCGGTGCGCGTCCACGCGGCGCGTGCGAGCCGCGACGCGGTCCGGGTCGCGGCAGCATGGGCGGCGGGCGCGACGCCCGGCGGTACGGACGGAGAGGTGGACTCCTCATGA
- the folE gene encoding GTP cyclohydrolase I FolE, translated as MTQTDRATDGAARPAADVPPVDLARAEAAVRELLFAVGEDPDREGLRETPARVARAYQEIFAGLRQEPEDVLTTTFDLGHEEMVLVRDIEVYSTCEHHLVPFHGVAHVGYIPSADGVITGLSKLARLVDVYARRPQVQERLTTQIADALVRILRPRGVLVVVECEHLCMAMRGVRKPGSRTITSAVRGQMRDPATRAEAMSLVSAR; from the coding sequence GTGACCCAGACCGATCGTGCGACCGACGGCGCGGCACGCCCCGCCGCGGACGTGCCGCCGGTCGACCTCGCGCGCGCCGAGGCCGCCGTGCGCGAGCTGCTGTTCGCGGTCGGCGAGGACCCGGACCGCGAGGGCCTGCGCGAGACGCCGGCCCGCGTGGCTCGCGCCTACCAGGAGATCTTCGCGGGCCTGCGCCAGGAACCCGAGGACGTCCTGACCACCACCTTCGACCTCGGCCACGAGGAGATGGTGCTGGTGCGCGACATCGAGGTGTACTCGACGTGCGAGCACCACCTCGTCCCGTTCCACGGCGTCGCGCACGTCGGCTACATCCCGAGCGCGGACGGCGTGATCACCGGCCTGTCGAAGCTGGCCCGCCTCGTCGACGTGTACGCACGCCGCCCGCAGGTGCAGGAACGGCTGACGACGCAGATCGCCGACGCCCTCGTGCGGATCCTGCGACCGCGCGGCGTGCTCGTCGTCGTCGAGTGCGAGCACCTGTGCATGGCGATGCGAGGAGTGCGCAAGCCCGGCTCGCGCACCATCACGAGCGCCGTGCGAGGGCAGATGCGCGACCCCGCGACTCGTGCCGAGGCGATGAGCCTCGTCAGCGCGAGGTAG